In Natronomonas halophila, one DNA window encodes the following:
- a CDS encoding 2-oxoacid:acceptor oxidoreductase subunit alpha yields MTEEIVWRIAGGSGDGIDSTSQNFAKALMRSGLDVFTHRHYPSRIRGGHTYVEVRAGPDDVASRGDGYNFLLALGDSFARNPQEDAYYGNEEAKPLAENLDELREGGVIVYDEGLIDPEEIPDFEERVEENDWNVYPLDLRGMAREKGREVMRNTAGVGATAALLDYDLEHVEDLMEDAMSGEVLEANLEILEAAYQQVKEMEFSHDLRMPTGDHDEEQVLLSGSNAIAFGALDEGCRFISGYPMTPWTEVFTLMSKYLPEMGGVSEQVEDEIAAAALALGASHAGVKAMSGSSGGGFALMSEPLGLAEMTETPVVLIEAMRAGPSTGMPTKPEQSDLEHVLYTSQGDSSRVVFAPGNVMEAYEQTREAFRIAYEYQLPAIVLYDQKLSGELRNVDESFFDREPNPDLGETLTEEELAEAAHHASGKFQRFQHDPDNDKGVSPRSIPGQKGGKFLATGNEHTPEGHISEDPDNRVAQLERRLGKLDTIRDDLDEQEGSHQSYHGPEDADYGILTFGSQQGTVEEAVDRLNEAGHSVKSLGVSGVMPLAEAEITEFLESVDEALVVEMTASAQFRGLVQKEIGRFGPKMNSLLKYNGNPFEPHEIVEGFETIIEGSEPAPTTRFVPAAGD; encoded by the coding sequence ATGACAGAGGAAATCGTCTGGCGAATCGCGGGTGGTTCCGGCGACGGAATCGACTCGACGAGCCAGAACTTCGCGAAAGCGCTGATGCGGTCCGGACTCGACGTATTCACCCACCGGCACTATCCGTCGCGGATTCGCGGCGGCCACACCTACGTCGAAGTCCGGGCCGGCCCCGACGACGTCGCATCGAGGGGCGACGGCTACAACTTCCTACTGGCGCTGGGTGACTCCTTCGCCCGTAACCCACAGGAAGACGCCTACTACGGCAACGAGGAGGCCAAACCGCTGGCGGAGAACCTCGACGAACTCCGCGAGGGGGGCGTCATCGTCTACGACGAGGGACTCATCGACCCCGAGGAGATTCCCGACTTCGAGGAGCGCGTCGAGGAGAACGATTGGAACGTCTACCCGCTCGACCTCCGTGGGATGGCCCGCGAGAAGGGCCGCGAGGTCATGCGGAACACCGCCGGCGTCGGCGCGACCGCCGCCCTGCTCGACTACGACCTCGAACACGTCGAGGACCTCATGGAAGACGCCATGTCCGGCGAGGTACTGGAGGCCAACCTCGAAATCCTCGAAGCCGCCTACCAGCAGGTCAAAGAGATGGAGTTCTCCCATGACCTCCGGATGCCGACCGGCGACCACGACGAAGAGCAGGTCCTGCTGTCGGGCAGCAACGCCATCGCCTTCGGCGCCCTCGACGAGGGCTGTCGGTTCATCTCGGGCTACCCGATGACCCCGTGGACCGAGGTGTTCACGCTGATGAGCAAGTACCTCCCCGAGATGGGTGGAGTCTCCGAACAGGTCGAAGACGAAATCGCCGCGGCCGCGCTCGCGCTCGGGGCGTCCCACGCTGGCGTCAAGGCCATGTCCGGTTCCTCGGGCGGTGGCTTCGCACTCATGTCCGAACCGCTCGGCCTCGCCGAGATGACCGAAACGCCGGTCGTCCTCATCGAGGCCATGCGCGCCGGGCCGTCGACGGGGATGCCGACCAAACCCGAACAGAGCGACCTCGAACACGTCCTGTATACGAGTCAGGGTGACTCCTCGCGGGTCGTCTTCGCGCCGGGCAACGTCATGGAGGCCTACGAGCAGACCCGCGAGGCGTTCCGCATCGCCTACGAGTACCAGTTGCCGGCCATCGTCCTCTACGACCAGAAACTCTCCGGTGAACTGCGGAACGTCGACGAGTCGTTCTTCGACCGCGAACCGAACCCGGACCTCGGCGAGACGCTCACCGAGGAGGAACTCGCCGAGGCCGCCCACCACGCCTCCGGCAAGTTCCAGCGGTTCCAGCACGACCCCGACAACGACAAGGGCGTCTCCCCCCGCTCGATTCCAGGTCAGAAGGGCGGCAAGTTCCTCGCGACCGGCAACGAACACACCCCCGAGGGCCACATCAGCGAGGACCCCGACAACCGCGTGGCCCAACTGGAGCGCCGCCTCGGCAAACTCGACACGATTCGCGATGACCTCGACGAGCAGGAGGGCAGCCACCAGTCCTACCACGGCCCCGAGGACGCCGACTACGGCATCCTCACCTTCGGCAGCCAGCAGGGCACCGTCGAGGAGGCCGTCGACCGCCTGAACGAGGCCGGCCACAGCGTCAAGTCCCTCGGTGTCTCCGGGGTCATGCCGCTGGCCGAAGCCGAAATCACCGAATTCCTCGAATCGGTCGACGAGGCGCTCGTCGTCGAGATGACCGCCTCCGCACAGTTCCGCGGACTCGTCCAGAAGGAAATCGGTCGGTTCGGGCCCAAGATGAACAGCCTCCTGAAGTACAACGGCAACCCGTTCGAACCCCACGAAATCGTCGAGGGGTTCGAAACCAT
- a CDS encoding DICT sensory domain-containing protein has protein sequence MSLTELIAGVEEHEKTLTVFNGDDAAVAALREQFHDRNLSVTAERTPSGKPNAFAVLSEDGEFVTAASLDEIRGPESDENDPDFAEEAYRPILDHLDETMFTSYDIGQMVAASREIEDRAWRLGKGSLHSGFQKLSILEDQMDIYEQLAEKGTLDVYAYAVPDTDVPKHDSDLTIHVERTDEIERSWFVVYDGAGIDVNKCALLAEEREPRSFYGFWTYDPDTVDWIIDHLESTYGLVESQ, from the coding sequence ATGTCTCTGACCGAACTCATCGCGGGGGTCGAGGAACACGAGAAGACGCTGACCGTCTTCAACGGTGACGACGCCGCCGTCGCCGCCCTCCGCGAGCAATTCCACGACCGGAACCTCTCGGTGACCGCCGAGCGGACGCCGAGCGGCAAACCCAACGCCTTCGCCGTGCTGTCGGAGGACGGCGAGTTCGTCACCGCCGCCAGCCTCGACGAGATTCGCGGCCCCGAATCCGACGAGAACGACCCGGACTTCGCCGAGGAGGCCTACCGGCCCATCCTCGACCATCTCGACGAGACGATGTTCACCTCCTACGATATCGGACAGATGGTCGCCGCCTCCCGGGAAATCGAGGACCGTGCGTGGCGACTCGGCAAGGGGTCGCTCCACTCGGGGTTCCAGAAACTCTCCATCCTCGAAGACCAGATGGACATCTACGAACAGTTGGCCGAAAAGGGCACCCTCGACGTCTACGCCTACGCTGTCCCCGATACCGACGTGCCGAAACACGACAGCGACCTCACGATTCACGTCGAACGCACCGACGAAATCGAGCGGTCGTGGTTCGTCGTCTACGACGGCGCCGGTATCGACGTCAACAAGTGCGCCCTGCTGGCCGAAGAGCGTGAACCCCGGTCGTTCTACGGCTTCTGGACGTACGACCCGGATACGGTCGACTGGATTATCGACCACCTCGAATCCACCTACGGCCTCGTCGAATCCCAGTAG